The Hymenobacter sp. GOD-10R genome includes a window with the following:
- a CDS encoding Maf family nucleotide pyrophosphatase has product MRLVLASNSPRRRQLLSDLGLHYEIRLQEVDESFPAHLVRAEVAEYLAAHKAAAYRATLAPDEVVLTADTIVCLDDDVLNKPADEAEAIQMLTRLQGRAHDVYTGVCLLTGAGQRVVFSDQTRVYFRALSPAEIEFYVRQYKPFDKAGAYGAQDWIGMVAVTRLEGSYFNVMGLPVHKVWEELTKLGFTAS; this is encoded by the coding sequence ATGCGTTTAGTTCTGGCCTCCAACTCCCCACGCCGCCGGCAGCTCCTCTCCGACCTAGGTCTGCACTACGAAATTCGTTTGCAGGAAGTCGACGAAAGCTTTCCGGCCCACTTGGTACGTGCCGAAGTGGCCGAGTACCTAGCAGCCCACAAAGCTGCCGCTTACCGCGCCACGCTGGCGCCCGACGAGGTGGTACTCACCGCCGACACCATCGTGTGCCTGGATGATGATGTGCTGAATAAACCCGCCGACGAGGCCGAAGCCATTCAGATGCTCACGCGCCTGCAAGGCCGCGCCCACGACGTGTACACGGGCGTGTGCTTGCTCACCGGCGCAGGTCAGCGCGTGGTATTTTCCGACCAAACCCGGGTTTACTTCCGCGCCCTCTCTCCTGCCGAAATCGAGTTTTACGTGCGGCAGTACAAGCCTTTCGACAAAGCCGGCGCTTACGGTGCCCAAGACTGGATTGGCATGGTGGCCGTCACGCGGCTGGAAGGCTCGTACTTCAATGTGATGGGGTTGCCGGTGCACAAAGTGTGGGAAGAACTGACCAAGCTAGGGTTCACCGCTAGCTAG